gatatggtgttgctctggctgtggcgtagggctcagctgcagctccgaattgacccctagcccaggagtgtccgtatgctgcaggtgcggctgtaaaaagaaaaaaaaaaaaatgatgacgctgtaaacatttttattcatgtgTTTGGAGAACATGTTTGCATTTCTGTTGTACATACACTTGGACTGTGTCATGGTAGCCAGAATCCTATGATGCTGTCCAGTGACCCATGTCTCTTTGTAATCCCCTCTCGTCGAGTTGGTTGGAACCTATGGATATGAGGAAACATCAGTCTCATGACTATATTACTTTCTATGgcaaaaaggactttgcagatgtaactCAGGTCACAGATACTCCACCTTAAGACAGGGAGGTTTCTTGGGGTGAGCCAGACCGAATCGGGCAAGCACTTGCAAGGGCCAAGGCCCTTGCTGAAAGATTTGAAGCAGGAGAGCCTTTGGGAGCAtgggcatgggggggggggggcgccacaTGGCGGCGAGGAACCGCAGCCAGCCTCTAGGAGATGAGTTCTTCCCCAGGCTGATAGCCAGTGGTGGAACAGGGGCCTCAGTCCTCCAGCAGATGGGAACTGAATTTGGCTAACAGGATGGATGGGTTTGGACAGGActcttccccagagcctccagaaaggaacacagcaaGTCCACCATCACCTCATcatgtgagaccctgagcagggAAGCCAGTCACACTGGGCACAGAGTTCTGACCTGCACAACTGTGAGCTAAGAAATGAGGGTTGTGCTAAGCTGCTAAGGGTGTGGTCATTTGTTCCACATCCATGGAAAACTAACAGGAATTCCGATACCTGAATGAGGGGTGCCGCCACTGCAACCCCTGAAAATGTGGAGGTGGCTTTGGAACTGAGCAGCGGACGAAGGCCGGAAGAATTTTGAGGTATATGCTAGAGAAAGTCAAAGTTGTCTTAGGAAAAGCCTTAATTATTTTGGACAGACTGTAGAAATCTGAACTTTCAAGGACATTGCTGTTGAGGGCTCAGGAGGAGGAGATGGCAGAGTCTTACTGGACACTGGAGGGGGTGGCGGTCCCAAGACTGTTGTCTGCAGTTATGTggcaagagaaaaatataaatgacaagTTTGGATATATGGCGACGGCACAGGGTAGATGCTGCAGAATTTGGGGGgcatgataggaaaaaaaacctagattGCCTTGAGCGGGGTGTTAGTACAGATGCAGAATTCAAAACCTCTGTTCATGGGGGCTCTCAAATAATTACAAGAATTTCCTCCTAAATTGCCCTAGAGGAAGCTGTAATAACTATTAAGAGTCTTCTGGTAGAAACCTTGACTTGGAAGTTTCTGGGGCTCCCAAAAATGTTAGGAACATGTTATTGGAAACTGCAGGAAGGGGGATGTTTGTTACATAGTGGGGCAATGCTTAGCAGAATTGCATCCTCCAGTTATGTGCAAAGTTGAACTAATAAACAATGAACGTGGATGTATTTCTGAGGAGATTTGTAAGGACAACGTTGAAAATGAGGCCTGGTTTCTTCTAGCTGCTCATTAAAAATGTGACAGTAGAAGGATAAATTGAAGTACAAATGTAACCAGGACTTGATGATTGGGGAGATGTCCAGCCTATCTAGATGAGAGAAGGAAAACCAGTGCTTGTGAGGCACTGTACTCCCACGATCCATGGACTGTTTTCCCTTGATAAAGGGCATCCTAAGGGCATTCACTAAGTTGTTGTCATTTGACATGGTCAGTAATATTAATATCTGGCTTTTTCTTTATGTGAATTCATAAATGAATACATCTAACCTCCATGTGTGGCTAACATCTTTCTACTGGACATCACTCCGTATTACTGAAATTTGAGATGCCTTTTAGACATCTCAAGTGAAGAAGTTGATATTCAGCTGAGTATGCGTGACAACTTTGGCATTTAttggcttaaaatatttaaagttgtgACTACATGGGATCTTTTATCAAGTGAAATGTTtaggaaaaatgattttaaaaatgaccttTTTTGAAATGCCTTGTAAGACCTACGGGAAAGGCAGGAGGAGTTCCTTTTGCTGGTTTGTTTTACATAAATGTAGTTTCACTCTAGTCACTTTAATGTGGTCTCCTCCTGTGTTTCCACAACTTTACATTTTGAGAGGAGCCGAGTTGAGTTTTATCACACAAGCAGTCAAGGTGAAAAATGTAGACTATTGAAGATGATATCAGACCACATCATCAGCTACTCCAAGAACCATAGATATACGTTGTTCATACGATGGTACATGTCCAGCCAGTTCTCTCCAAAcatgtctatacacacacacacacacacacacacacacacacacacaccaacttcATATACATGCTCACAAACTACCTGCTTGCAAATTTTTTATAATGGAATTATCTGTTTAATAATTTTTCACTCAGTATCTTACCATTTCCCATGTCAATTATTAACTCTGAGTCACCCCATCAGCcaccttcccctttctcctttagGAAACCCTTTTCCCAACACACAAACTCTTCTTCTAGAAAGGGAGACCTGAGGATCCCTAGAAGGTTTCTGACTCCTgctgttccttcctcttcctgaTCCTGGGTCTGCCTTCCAGCACTTCCTACTTCTGAGTTATCTTCCTCTCATACACTTGGTCATGCACTGCCTCTTTCCTATTCTTGGACATATCCATCACTTGTCCTTTTCTCTAGCCACCTCAGGTTAAACAGTTCCCTTTTTTCATGTCCCATTAATAAATCACATATGCTAAAAAGTTATTTAATGAATAGGTGCGAACTCCCCGGACAGAATgccgttttttttcttttctttcttttttttgtctttttttttttttttttttttttttttttttttttttttttgccatttcttgggccgctcccacgacatatggaagttcccaggctaggggtcgaatcagagctatagccactggcctacaccacagtcacagcaatgcaggatccgagccgcgtttgcaacctacaccatagctcatggcaacaccggatccttaatccactgagcaaggccagggattgaacccacaacctcatggttcctagtcggattccttaaacactgagccatgatgggaactcccagaatgccaTTTTTAACACAGGTAATGACTGAAAGGAGAGGATTTttgaattcccatcgtggtgcagcgaaaacaaatccaactaggaaccatgaggttgtgggtttgatccctggcctggatcagtgggttagggatccagcgttgccgtgaactgtggtgtaggacaaagacacagctcagatcctgtgttgctgtggctctgacgtaggcctgcagctgtagctctgattagacccctagcctggcaacctccatatgtcgtgggtgcagccctaaaaaaaaaaaaagaaaggagaggattTTACTCAATTTCACTTCCAAAGAGCCAGAGAGTATACTGAATACCTTCTTTTAATCTTCTAAGTTTACCAATGAATTTGTTTACCTCAATCAAAAATAGTAAATTGAGAGGAGTcgagatggcagaatagaaaaacatggagctcacctcctcccacaaatgcatcaaaaatacatctgctTGTGGGACAATTCTCACAGGATACTTTACTGAAGAACCATAGTATATTAGATGAAATAAaaccaacattttaattttattcatcaaAAATTCTCTGTATAACAAGCAACCTGGGAAAGGGGAATCTCAACTCAGGGGCAAAGGCAGAAACTTTTGAGGGAGAAGAGGGCCTGGAATCAAGGGTCAAAAGCAGGTAAGTGCTGGGTGGTGGAGTCTTGGGGTGAGGGGGCTTCAAATAACATGACAGTGGTGGGTGGCTCCCAGAACTCTTGGAAACCTCACAGGTAATTGGAGAGCAGGCGGCCCATTCAGCACAGTGGGTAGAAGGTGATTCCTTTTGTGGGCCTTATGAGGATGCTCATGGAAGATTACGGCACAGATGGTGTAGGGGAGGAAGACAAGCTTCCAGAAGAGACAGGGCTCAGGCCATcaagatcccacatcaaggcACACCTAATGCTAGCAGGGCTAGTGGTGGAGGTGGAGCCTGAGCCCAGGCTCCAAAACcggtgggaagagggagaggaactCTGGACAGAACACCCAGAGCGGGAGGAGCAGGGGCTCAGGCTAGGAGACCCAGGGGAGGAGGAGCAGCTCATACTACCTGGCCCAGGGAAAAGAGTATAGAACACACCAAGAGAAGAAGATGAGGAGGAACTCATCTGGATAGCAGAATCAGGCTGGGCAGCAAAGCGAAAGACCTCTGGATCAGGTGAGCTTGAGCTGCTCTGGAAGACAAGGCTTCTTAAAGCCAAcccagaggaagaaggaggactCTGAGCAACAGGCCCAGAAGCAGAAGAAGGGCTGCAAGGCGCTGATCTTTGCTGGGCAGTATGGCTGCGGAGGACAGGACCAGGTGTGGAGGCGTGGCTATGGAGAGCAGGGCCTGGCTGTGTGGCACAACTTTGGAGGGTAGGGCCTGACATGATGACACCATGGTGGAGAGCTGGGCCTGGACAAGATGCACTGCTGCAGGGAACACAACCTGGCTGGGCTGCAGGATGACAGAGGACCAGGCCTGGAACAGGTGCACCAAGGCTGTGGAGAGAAGAGCCTGGCTCAGATGCATGACTGTGCAGAGGAGCACATGACCCAAATGTGTGGCTACAGAGAGCAGGACCTGGTCTGGCTGCTTGACCACGGGCCTGGTCAAGCAGGACAGGGCCTGGCTGAGTGGTGCGGCCTTGTTGGGCAGAGCCTGGCCTGGCTGCTTGACCACGAAGAGCAGGATCTGGTGCTTTGGCCTGGCTTCGGAGGACAGGGCCTGATCTGGCTGCTTGACTGAGGAGAGCTGGAGCTAATGGAGTGGTGTGACCACGGAGGGCAGGATCTGGCACAGATGCATGGCGACGGCGGTGGCAGCGAGAAGAGCGAGGCTCAGATGCACAAGTAGCAAGAGCATCATCAGACTTGGATGTGTGGCTACGgagaacagggcctggcagagTGGTGCGGCCTCGTGTGGCAGGGCCTGACCTGGCTGCTTGACCACGAAGAGCAGGACCCGGTGCTTTGGCCTGGCTTCGGAGGGCAGGACCTGGCCTGGCAGCTTGACCACGAAGAGCAGGACCCGGTGCTTTGGCCTGGCTTCGGAGGGCAGGACCTGGCCTGGCAGCTTGACCACGAAGAGCAGGACCCGGTGCTTTGGCCTGGCTTCGGAGGGCAGGACCTGGCCTGGCAGCTTGACCACGAAGAGCAGGACCCGGTGCTTTGGCCTGGCTTCGGAGGGCAGGACCTGGCCTGGCAGCTTGACCACGAAGAGCAGGACCCGGTGCTTTGGCCTGGCTTCGGAGGGCAGGACCTGGCCTGGCAGCTTGACCACGAAGAGCAGGACCCGGTGCTTTGGCCTGGCTTCGGAGGGCAGGACCTGGCCTGGCAGCTTGACCACGAAGAGCAGGACCCGGTGCTTTGGCCTGGCTTCGGAGGGCAGGACCTGGTCTGGCAGCTTGACCACGAAGAGCAGGACCCGGTGCTTTGGCCTGGCTTCGGAGGGCAGGACCTGGCGGTGATGCGTTGCTCCACTGAGAAGCCTCAGAATggccgctgcagctgctgggatTAGACCTCAGAGAAGATGGCGGCAACAGCAAAGGCCACTGGGGCCCGGCAGCCCCGCGAAACAGACTGCGCCGTCGAGGCTTCTGAGCAGGGGCAGCCTCCTCACCGCGGGGCCGCTTCTTCCTGCGGCCCTTCCCTGGGCTCGCGGTCTGAGTGGGACGCCGGCCAGAGCCCCCCGCGGCTTGCCCGATGGTGGCCCCACTCCCAGAAGGCGCGATCTGGACGCCTTGGCCCGTCACAGGCACCACACATCTCAGCTTCACAAGGGAATTCCCGCCCCCTTGGAGGTTGGAGCACCCCCTCTCCTGTACACCTTCCACAGCGGGTGGCCCCGGAtcctccctggccccagaaatggcGCCGGCGTCAGCCACATCGCAGGACGAGGAACTCACTGTGTCTCCGTGAGGGGCGCCGCCACCCGATGGAGACAGGTCTCTGAAGACTGTGGAGACCATGGCACCGGGATCGAGGTTCTCTATCTCACAGGCATTGCCAGGGACAGAAATGACCCCATTCTTCAGCTCTGTGGGCATTTCaccctgctgtggctgctgctcttTCTCCCAGCGTGACTGGGTGGCCATAACGCCAGATTCTCCCTCAGAGACCGGAGAGCGTGGCTGCAGACGCTGCCTCACTCGAGCCCAGGACTCCGAGAGTGAGGAGGGTGGGCGGTCCCAGGGGAGTCCTTGCTTCTGATTGGTGAGCTAAGTGTCAGGTGATTCTCATCTCGCGGTAGTTGGCCAATTTGGCTCCATCTAGCGCCAAACAGGAGGGTGTGCTCCACACATCTGGAAACAATGGGGCTGGTCTGCCCCGCccaacacccctcccccacgTCCCCACCTAGCCCTGTGATGCTTGATGCCGTGAATTCCCCATTCTTATCCTAGGTGTATATGTATTTCAGAAGAGGGGGATGGGGACAAGGAAGCTGTCTATATAAATAATATGAGTTACCTCAAAGCCTAGTCTTTAGCACCACTCCAGTGGCTCGCCTTCAACCAATGGCTTGAAGGAAGAAGCACACTGGCCCCCAGCCAAGTGTCCCTCTTGGAATCTGGTAAGGACAATGGACCCATGTGTGACCCCAGAGGGGAGAGACTTGGAACACTTCTGGGGCAGCTGCATGACCCCCACATAGCGTCCAGATGGAGAGCAGCCTGAAGTCAAGCAATGGATGGAGTCCACACTGTCTTAGCTCAGAATGTTCGGCATGCTGTCATACACCAGAGGAGGCTTTAGAATTTTCCAGCAAGATACTTATTCCTACCTTGCTCCCTGAACACGGACTGAGGTTTCCAGGGATTAATAATGATGTTGTCCTTAAATATGCATCCCCATTTTGTATGGGCTGCATAGTAATGCACTGATGAATGTACATTAATTTATTTGATCTACTCTCTAGTTTTTGTTAATATAAATATAGTGTGATGTACAGGCTTGAAATTCAATATTTGGACACTAATTTTTAGTCATTATTATGAAAGGGTTAATTTTCAGTAcccaaaacagaaaagcaaatataagaaaGCTAGCACTGGAAATCTTCACTTGTATGTTGGTAGAAGAGCCATTCATACATATttcacagtttattttattttatgaaacagaATCACTTACCAATAGATATTGTTTGATAACCTGCTTTTGGGGTCAAGAAAACACTCTtttcaagtcaataaataaattttttgtgtgtctttttgttgttgttgttgttgttgttgctatttcttgggccactcccgcggcacatggaggttcccaggctaggggttgaatcggagctgtagccaccggcctacgccagagccacagcaacgcgggatcccagccgtgtctgcaacctacaccacagctcacggcaacgccagatcgttaacccactgagcaagggcagggaccgaacccgcaacctcatggttcctagtcggattcgttaaccactgcgccacgacgggaactccaataaacaaattttaacaaGGATGTTTTAAGCACAAAATATTCTGTTTATAGAAGAATATTAATATTCCAGTACcaacatttatattgtttccaacTTTTCACTCTATAACACATCACTGCGAGGCATGTCTTTCTTACTAAAAGTTTTTCCTATCTTCAATCATGTCCTTGTTATGGATGAATTCCCAGAAGAGGAAACTCTTGGTACAGGCCATGAACATTTGTAATTCTTTGACTAAAATATTAGCAAGATGTTCTCCTAAAAGTCAATGTTATAACAATTTTGGCCAAGTGGAATGGGATGTTTACTGGACTAAATGAGCAATTGGAGTGAAAcacaatgcaaaataaaatggaatggtaTTTGGAGTATTAAATAATATGGAATGGAAAAATGGATTGGAAATGGGATGCAGAATGGGATGAAATGGAGACTGATTGTAGTGGAAAGtggaatgaaatggaaaaatggaatatGGACTTGAATAGGATATGGACAGATAATTGAATGGGATAGTAATATAATGGGAAAATGGATGGAAAAGGGAATGGAAATAAGGGAATgtagaataaaaatacataatgttgtgtgagaaaaagaatggaatggaatatacagtgagataaaatattaaagaaaatgggAGTAATCAAAATTAAATAGGGAGGAATCACTGGATGGAACAGAATATGCAATGTCATGAAATCAATGAACTATGAAATATCTATTGATATATTTgacaattatatataataatacaatTCCTCTGATTTTAaagataagatatatatatataaaactacaatattctcccaaggcaacagaaataaaagcaaaaataaaccaaagaggcctaatcaaactgacaagctcttgcacagcaaagaaaaccataaaaaaccaaaaaaacaacttacagaacgggagaaaatagtttcaaatgatgcaactgacaagggctcaatctctaaaatatataaacaatgtatgcaactcaacagcaaaaaagccaaaaatccaattgaaaaatgggcaaaagacctgaatagacatttctccaaggaatatatgcagatggccaagaagcacatgaaaaaatgctcaacatcactgattattagagaaattcaagtcaaaactactatgaggtaccacctcacaccagtcagaacagccatcattaataagtccacaaataacaaatgctagagggggtatggagaaaaaggaaccctcctacactgttggtagaaatgtaaattggtacaaccactatgaaaaacagtatggaggtaccttaggaatctatacatagaactaccatatgacccagaaatcctgcTCTTAGGCATAAAAgtctgacaaaactttccttgaaaaagacacatgcacccacatgttcattgcagcactattcacaatagccaagacatggaaacgacttaaatgtccatcaacagatgaatggattaagaagatgtggtatatatacataatggaatactactcagccacaaaaaagaacaaagtaatacCATAAtaattgaactagagactctcatacaaagtgaagtaaggcagaaagagaaagacaaatatcatatgatatcacatatatggactctaatatatgtgattacggcacaaatgaacctttccacagaaaagaaaattatgggttggagagcagacttgtggttgccaagggggagtgggaaggaatgggacggactgggaattttgggttaatcgatgcaaactattgcttttggaatggataagcaatgagatccttctgtatagcactgggaactatatctactcacttatggtggagcatgataatgtgacaaaaatgtatatatgtatgtgtgactgggtcaccttgctgcacagtagaaaattgatagaaactgtaaatcagctataatggaaaaaaatcattaaaaataaaaaaataaaaccacaatgttACATGATCAAAAGTGATTATtttagagtcattttttttttaaaaattgaaagcacCCAAATTTCCAGCAGGATACTGGAGGTCCATGGAATAAACGTTTGCAGATTTTATAGGATGTTTTTGAAGAGACTTTAATGCTATTGCAAAATGTCTATGGTgtgcaaatataaaattatatactgaatacatatatacatatttacatccatctattcatctttatatatacatagcaTTCCATGTGTATTAAAATCTCATTTACTCTAGAGCAATGGTGCTCATCCAAGGACATTTTGCTCTCCAGGGGATACTTGGCAATGTTTgaagacatttttgtttgtcaCAACTCAGGGAAGGGGAGGTGATGCTGGCTTCTGATAGGTCAAAGTAAGGATGCTGCTTAAACTTCCTGAATGCATGAAGCAGCCTCTTACAACAAATAATTTTCTGATCCAAAATGTCAGTAGCGTCCTTGTTTGCAAACCCTGAAATAAACTACTTAGCTCATTgggaaaagtttaaaacaaaatttaaatcacaGGCAATCCTGTCAGTGATCAATAACTATTGCTAAAAGTTTGCTATGTGATATGCTAAATTTTCAttgataattttgaattttataaccACTGGAAGGGCATATGTAAAGTAAATGACTTCATTCTAAGAGTAAATTCTTCCTCCACAATCAACAAATGGTTTTCAAATACTCAACAGCCTTTGCTTAATAAATGATGTATCTTAAGAATTGTAATTTCATCTCATTTACATGGAGGAATATTCCACCAATATCAATCCATCATCATCTGTATCCTGATTTTCACCCTTCTGATTAAAGATTTCATTTCCTAGTATTTACATATTtggttaaaatgaataaaaactggCCCATAACACAACATATCTGATTCAAGACGGCAGTGTGGTTGACTAACCAGATCATTGCAATCTCCTTACACTTACAGTGACTGGTTTAAGAATAGGCATTCCTCAGTTGTAGTCAATGAGCCATGGTTGCACAATTGTTTGAATCTTTGAGGAAAGTTCTCTTAACTCTTAAATAAAGAAAGACACagattatttacattaaaaatctaaaagaggaggtcccattgtggcacagtggaaatgaatctgactagtaaccatgaggttgcaggtttgatccttagccttgctcagtgggttaaggatccagaattgctatgagctgtggtgtaggtcacagactcagcttggatctgatgttgctgtggctgtggcataggccagcagctgcagctccaattagacccctggcctgggaacctccatataacacaggtgtgcccccccaaaaaaaggagttaccttcatggctcagtggttagcaaaacctgaccagcatccctgaggacacagatttgatccctggcctcgctcagtggattaaagatctggcattgccatgaggtgtggtgtaggttgcagatgtagcttgggccctgcattgctgtggctgtggtgtaggccagaggctacagctccaattgaacccctagcctgggaacctccatatgccaggagtgtggccctaaaaagaccaaaaaaaaaaaaaaaaaaaaaaagagagagagagagagagagaccaaaaaaaaaaaaaatctaaaagaatgtatagaaggcaggatcaagatggcagaggagaaagatgacacattcaccttctcccataaacacatccAAAAtccccatctacatgtagaatgatgcACACGGAACACctactgaatgctgacagaagaccTTAACCTCcagaaagagcaagaaaccctccatataactgggtagaacaaaaggaaagacagagagagcaggagaga
Above is a genomic segment from Sus scrofa isolate TJ Tabasco breed Duroc chromosome X, Sscrofa11.1, whole genome shotgun sequence containing:
- the LOC106506965 gene encoding uncharacterized protein CXorf67 isoform X3; protein product: MATQSRWEKEQQPQQGEMPTELKNGVISVPGNACEIENLDPGAMVSTVFRDLSPSGGGAPHGDTVSSSSCDVADAGAISGAREDPGPPAVEGVQERGCSNLQGGGNSLVKLRCVVPVTGQGVQIAPSGSGATIGQAAGGSGRRPTQTASPGKGRRKKRPRGEEAAPAQKPRRRSLFRGAAGPQWPLLLPPSSLRSNPSSCSGHSEASQWSNASPPGPALRSQAKAPGPALRGQAARPGPALRSQAKAPGPALRGQAARPGPALRSQAKAPGPALRGQAARPGPALRSQAKAPGPALRGQAARPGPALRSQAKAPGPALRGQAARPGPALRSQAKAPGPALRGQAARPGPALRSQAKAPGPALRGQAARPGPATRGRTTLPGPVLRSHTSKSDDALATCASEPRSSRCHRRRHASVPDPALRGHTTPLAPALLSQAARSGPVLRSQAKAPDPALRGQAARPGSAQQGRTTQPGPVLLDQARGQAARPGPALCSHTFGSCAPLHSHASEPGSSLHSLGAPVPGLVLCHPAAQPGCVPCSSASCPGPALHHGVIMSGPTLQSCATQPGPALHSHASTPGPVLRSHTAQQRSAPCSPSSASGPVAQSPPSSSGLALRSLVFQSSSSSPDPEVFRFAAQPDSAIQMSSSSSSSLGVFYTLFPGPGSMSCSSSPGSPSLSPCSSRSGCSVQSSSPSSHRFWSLGSGSTSTTSPASIRCALMWDLDGLSPVSSGSLSSSPTPSVP
- the LOC106506965 gene encoding uncharacterized protein CXorf67 isoform X1; amino-acid sequence: MATQSRWEKEQQPQQGEMPTELKNGVISVPGNACEIENLDPGAMVSTVFRDLSPSGGGAPHGDTVSSSSCDVADAGAISGAREDPGPPAVEGVQERGCSNLQGGGNSLVKLRCVVPVTGQGVQIAPSGSGATIGQAAGGSGRRPTQTASPGKGRRKKRPRGEEAAPAQKPRRRSLFRGAAGPQWPLLLPPSSLRSNPSSCSGHSEASQWSNASPPGPALRSQAKAPGPALRGQAARPGPALRSQAKAPGPALRGQAARPGPALRSQAKAPGPALRGQAARPGPALRSQAKAPGPALRGQAARPGPALRSQAKAPGPALRGQAARPGPALRSQAKAPGPALRGQAARPGPALRSQAKAPGPALRGQAARPGPALRSQAKAPGPALRGQAARSGPATRGRTTLPGPVLRSHTSKSDDALATCASEPRSSRCHRRRHASVPDPALRGHTTPLAPALLSQAARSGPVLRSQAKAPDPALRGQAARPGSAQQGRTTQPGPVLLDQARGQAARPGPALCSHTFGSCAPLHSHASEPGSSLHSLGAPVPGLVLCHPAAQPGCVPCSSASCPGPALHHGVIMSGPTLQSCATQPGPALHSHASTPGPVLRSHTAQQRSAPCSPSSASGPVAQSPPSSSGLALRSLVFQSSSSSPDPEVFRFAAQPDSAIQMSSSSSSSLGVFYTLFPGPGSMSCSSSPGSPSLSPCSSRSGCSVQSSSPSSHRFWSLGSGSTSTTSPASIRCALMWDLDGLSPVSSGSLSSSPTPSVP
- the LOC106506965 gene encoding uncharacterized protein CXorf67 isoform X2 → MATQSRWEKEQQPQQGEMPTELKNGVISVPGNACEIENLDPGAMVSTVFRDLSPSGGGAPHGDTVSSSSCDVADAGAISGAREDPGPPAVEGVQERGCSNLQGGGNSLVKLRCVVPVTGQGVQIAPSGSGATIGQAAGGSGRRPTQTASPGKGRRKKRPRGEEAAPAQKPRRRSLFRGAAGPQWPLLLPPSSLRSNPSSCSGHSEASQWSNASPPGPALRSQAKAPGPALRGQAARPGPALRSQAKAPGPALRGQAARPGPALRSQAKAPGPALRGQAARPGPALRSQAKAPGPALRGQAARPGPALRSQAKAPGPALRGQAARPGPALRSQAKAPGPALRGQAARPGPALRSQAKAPGPALRGQAARSGPATRGRTTLPGPVLRSHTSKSDDALATCASEPRSSRCHRRRHASVPDPALRGHTTPLAPALLSQAARSGPVLRSQAKAPDPALRGQAARPGSAQQGRTTQPGPVLLDQARGQAARPGPALCSHTFGSCAPLHSHASEPGSSLHSLGAPVPGLVLCHPAAQPGCVPCSSASCPGPALHHGVIMSGPTLQSCATQPGPALHSHASTPGPVLRSHTAQQRSAPCSPSSASGPVAQSPPSSSGLALRSLVFQSSSSSPDPEVFRFAAQPDSAIQMSSSSSSSLGVFYTLFPGPGSMSCSSSPGSPSLSPCSSRSGCSVQSSSPSSHRFWSLGSGSTSTTSPASIRCALMWDLDGLSPVSSGSLSSSPTPSVP